AAAACTCCATATTCATGGACCACACCCACGCCGGGCATTTCGCCTACGTGGGCGATTCGATCCTTGGAAGCCATGTGAACATCGGGGCGGGGACGAAACTTGCCAACCTCCAGTTCCGCTCGAAAGAGGAACTTTTGGAGGACAGGATAGAAGAGATAATCATAAGAACAGCCTCCGGCGCCATCATGAGCGGCATGCAAAAACTCGGCGCGGTGATCGGTGATTATTCGGAGGTCGGGTGCAACACCGTCACAAGCCCCGGTTCTGTAATAGGCTCGGGCTGCTGGATATATCCGAACACCACCGTCCCCAAGGGATTTTACGAGCGGGAAAAGCTGATAAGGAACAAAGGGGCCGGCGCGGGAGTTGAACTTTTGAGAAAGCCTGTATGAGATGGAGAAAAGCGCTTGACGGCGCCGCCAAAAGCCTGGCCCTGTCCTTGACTGTTTTGTCCCTCCCCTCCCCCGCCTCCGCGCAAAGCGTAGTGGCAAGGGACGGGGAAAAGACCGTTTTCACCGCCGATTCCGCGGGCGCAAAGGTGTCCGTGATCCAAAGCGGCGCGGGAGTCCCGCGTATCGAAAAAGCCGGCCGCATCGTCACTTACGCGGGTGACGGGACCGTCCGGAGGGCGCATTACCCGTTCATATTGGCGCCGGAAGCCAAGAGAGCCCTTGTCATTGGCCCCGGCAACGGCGAAATTGTTGGCGTGGCCCTTTCGATGGGGGCGGAGGATGTGGCCGTTGTGGCCGAATCACGCGCGATGGCGGACGCGGCGGCGGTCATGGCCCCGGCGGCGATGAAGGACAAACGCGTAAAGACCCTCCACGGCAGCGCTGCCAAGTGGCTCAAATCGGCCAAGGGACCGTATGACGTGATCGTGGCGGGGCTGGACTCGCAGGATACGCTGGAGGACAAATCTGCAATCACCGTGGAAAGCTTTGCGGCCATGAAAGGCCTGCTTAAACCTGCTGGTATCGCTGTGCAGTGGATTCATCTTTCATCCCTTGAAACAGATGACATGCGCAAACTTGCGGCGTCGTTCGCGGCGGCGTTCCCATATGTCACCGTCTGGAGCGGCGATATGAATCCTGTGAATTCGTGGATCGCGCTGACCGGCTCCGTCCAACCCCTTTTGATGGACGGAGCCGGGGTGAAAAAGCGGCTGGAATCGGCGGACAGGATTGACATGGTGGAGTGGAACGATCCATACAGCTTCCTTTCTTTTTACATAAACGACCAGGGTGGGATCAAGGCGGCGCTGGATGGGATGGCGGCGCACACCGCAAAAATCCCATCCATCACAAGCCCCTCCATCACTGGCGAAAGCGAGGAGATGCGCCGGTCTGCGGACAATTTCGCGTTCTGGATGAATTACCGTTCTCCGGTGACGGAACATATAAAGGTGGCCGAACATAAGGACACGGACCTGCTGCGGACGTATTTCGCGGCCCGGTCGAAAATACTCAACGGGCGGAAGATCGGCCTGGGAGGCGCCGCCGCCGATGAGATATCGTGGTATGATAAGGCCCTCAAGGACGCGCCGGGTGATCCCCATCTGGCGCTGTCATACCTGGCCATCGGGCTGGCGTATTACCGGGGTGGGCTTTTGGACAAGGCCGCGGCGCAGCTGGAAAAAGCGAAAAAAATCGCGCCGGACAGGGCGGTGATAAGGTTCTACCTTGGCAAGACGTACGAGAAAATGGAAAAGGCGGCGCTGGCCAACGCCGAATTCGCCGAGCTTAAGAAACTGGCGCCCGATTATGTGGAGCGGATGTACCTGCCCAGCCGCAACAACGGCGGCATTCCGCTTAACTGAATATCGCGATACACTATAGTGAAGGTGAGAAGAAAATGAAGTTTTACGCCGCATTTATGGCCCTGCTGATTTCATCCGCCCTTGCCGCGCCAGCCTTCGCAGCGGACGCTTCCGCCGCCCCTGCGCCCGCCCCTTCTTTTGATATGGAACTGGCGGAGGGGGGAAAGCTTTCGCTGGCCTCTCTGAAGGGGAAAGCGGTGATACTCAACTTCTGGGCCACCTGGTGCGGCCCCTGCAAAAAGGAGATGCCGGCGCTTGAGGCTGCGCACAGGAAACACAAGGGAAACGGCGTCACCGTTGTAGGGGTGAACTTCGATCAGGAAAAGGGAATGGTGAACTCTTTTCTAAAACCGCTGGACGTGACCTTTCCCAACGCGCTGGACGCCGCCGGCAAGACGGCGGAAAAATACGGGGTGATGGGCCTGCCCACAACGATTTTCATCAACGGCAAGGGCCTTATCGTTGGCCAGCACACCGGAGCCATCACCGCCGATCAGCTGGAAGGCTGGATCGCGAAGATGGCCCCGGGCAAGTGACGGCGTCGCGGCCGGGCCCGGGCCAAAGCGTCTGAACCTGGCGCCACCGTCCCGGTGGAAATAGCTTTCTGATCGCCCCCCACCGCCAAGTTGGGGCGAATATTTCCATATTGACACTCAATTGATATAAAATGAAAGTTTTCCCAAAGAAAGTGGTCATGGAAAAATTCGAAGGTTTTCTGAACATCTTCAAGCCGGAGGGAATGACGTCGGCGGACGTGGTGCGCGTCGTCAAAAGGGAACTGAAGGCCAAGAAGGTGGGCTATATAGGGACGCTAGACCCCCTTGCCACGGGCGTGTTGCCCGTCGGCATCGGCAGGGCCACACGGCTTTTCCCGTTCCTGGAAAAACAGGACAAGGTGTATGAAGCTGTCCTAAAGCTCGGCGAGGCGACGGACACGCAGGACAAAAGCGGCAAGGTGACCGAATCGGCGGACACATCCGGCCTGACTGAACAGGCTGTGCGCGAGGCCGTGATGAGCTTTGCCGGCGGGATAACGCAGATACCCCCCATGTTCTCCGCAAAAAAGATACAGGGGGAACGGCTATACGACCTTGCGCGGCAAGGGATCACCGTGGACCGCAAGCCAATCAACGCCGTGGTAAGCGACCTTTCGGTGATAAGCGTGGACCTGCCGCACGTGCGGTTCGTGGCGCGCGTCACCGCCGGCGCCTACATCCGCACCCTCTGCCACGACATCGGTGATAAACTGGGGGTCCATGGCCATTTAAGCGAGCTTACAAGGCTTCGCTCCGGCCATTTCTCCGCGGACAGCGCCATGCCGCTGGAAAAAGTGAAAAGCGGGAATGAAGAGGAAGTGATGACCCACTTGCTGACCCTGTCCAACGGGCTTTCGCACATGTCAAAGGCGGTTGTCATCTCCCACGGGGCCGAGCGGCTGAAAAACGGAATGC
This DNA window, taken from Nitrospinota bacterium, encodes the following:
- the truB gene encoding tRNA pseudouridine(55) synthase TruB, translated to MKVFPKKVVMEKFEGFLNIFKPEGMTSADVVRVVKRELKAKKVGYIGTLDPLATGVLPVGIGRATRLFPFLEKQDKVYEAVLKLGEATDTQDKSGKVTESADTSGLTEQAVREAVMSFAGGITQIPPMFSAKKIQGERLYDLARQGITVDRKPINAVVSDLSVISVDLPHVRFVARVTAGAYIRTLCHDIGDKLGVHGHLSELTRLRSGHFSADSAMPLEKVKSGNEEEVMTHLLTLSNGLSHMSKAVVISHGAERLKNGMPVGVAEIASFEEVEGSDYVRVESKSGELLSVGMKCGIPMAGFPFTTIIPKKVLI
- a CDS encoding TlpA family protein disulfide reductase, producing the protein MKFYAAFMALLISSALAAPAFAADASAAPAPAPSFDMELAEGGKLSLASLKGKAVILNFWATWCGPCKKEMPALEAAHRKHKGNGVTVVGVNFDQEKGMVNSFLKPLDVTFPNALDAAGKTAEKYGVMGLPTTIFINGKGLIVGQHTGAITADQLEGWIAKMAPGK